The proteins below are encoded in one region of Coffea arabica cultivar ET-39 chromosome 4c, Coffea Arabica ET-39 HiFi, whole genome shotgun sequence:
- the LOC140004348 gene encoding putative GEM-like protein 8 isoform X2 — protein MKNDHHHHHHHQEFDHHQDHFFQMGSYGTATPESERPTSFSEPTTSCQSPSSSADPLSPIFKTDKGDDSKVVVQKKKKKLERKANSYVYRIREHVKLGPKFSETVKGKLSLGAKIIRKGGRENIFRQIFSVSDGEELLKASQCYLSTTAGPIAGILFISTEKVAFCSERPVTLSASPGGVVRTPYKVSIPVRKIKKANESANVDKPAKKYIEIVTDDNFEFWFMGFVRYEKALKNLRKAISMSSSMPF, from the exons ATGAAGAacgatcatcatcatcatcatcatcatcaagaaTTTGATCATCATCAAGATCATTTCTTTCAGATGGGTTCTTATGGAACTGCAACTCCTGAAAGTGAGAGGCCCACTTCATTTTCTGAACCTACTACCTCATGCCAGAGTCCCTCCTCCTCTGCTGATCCTCTTTCCCCGATCTTCAAGACCG ACAAGGGAGATGATTCCAAGGTGGTGgttcaaaagaagaagaaaaaattagaGAGGAAGGCCAACAGTTATGTTTACAGAATTCGTGAGCATG TGAAACTGGGGCCTAAATTTTCTGAAACAGTGAAGGGGAAGTTGAGTTTGGGGGCCAAAATAATTCGAAAAGGGGGGCGAGAGAATATATTCAGGCAAATATTTAGCGTAAGTGACGGGGAGGAGCTGCTAAAAGCTTCGCAATGCTATTTGTCAACAACCGCTGGTCCGATTGCTGGAATCCTCTTTATTTCCACCGAAAAGGTCGCTTTCTGCAGTGAAAGACCAGTTACCTTATCGGCCTCTCCCGGAGGTGTTGTTAGAACACCATACAAg GTTTCAATCCCCGTGAGAAAGATCAAAAAGGCCAATGAAAGTGCGAACGTGGATAAGCCGGCAAAGAAGTACATAGAAATAGTTACCGACGACAATTTCGAGTTCTGGTTTATGGGATTTGTACGCTATGAAAAAGCCTTGAAGAATCTCCGCAAGGCAATTTCCATGTCCAGCTCAATGCCCTTTTAG
- the LOC140004348 gene encoding putative GEM-like protein 8 isoform X1, producing MKNDHHHHHHHQEFDHHQDHFFQMGSYGTATPESERPTSFSEPTTSCQSPSSSADPLSPIFKTEDKGDDSKVVVQKKKKKLERKANSYVYRIREHVKLGPKFSETVKGKLSLGAKIIRKGGRENIFRQIFSVSDGEELLKASQCYLSTTAGPIAGILFISTEKVAFCSERPVTLSASPGGVVRTPYKVSIPVRKIKKANESANVDKPAKKYIEIVTDDNFEFWFMGFVRYEKALKNLRKAISMSSSMPF from the exons ATGAAGAacgatcatcatcatcatcatcatcatcaagaaTTTGATCATCATCAAGATCATTTCTTTCAGATGGGTTCTTATGGAACTGCAACTCCTGAAAGTGAGAGGCCCACTTCATTTTCTGAACCTACTACCTCATGCCAGAGTCCCTCCTCCTCTGCTGATCCTCTTTCCCCGATCTTCAAGACCG AAGACAAGGGAGATGATTCCAAGGTGGTGgttcaaaagaagaagaaaaaattagaGAGGAAGGCCAACAGTTATGTTTACAGAATTCGTGAGCATG TGAAACTGGGGCCTAAATTTTCTGAAACAGTGAAGGGGAAGTTGAGTTTGGGGGCCAAAATAATTCGAAAAGGGGGGCGAGAGAATATATTCAGGCAAATATTTAGCGTAAGTGACGGGGAGGAGCTGCTAAAAGCTTCGCAATGCTATTTGTCAACAACCGCTGGTCCGATTGCTGGAATCCTCTTTATTTCCACCGAAAAGGTCGCTTTCTGCAGTGAAAGACCAGTTACCTTATCGGCCTCTCCCGGAGGTGTTGTTAGAACACCATACAAg GTTTCAATCCCCGTGAGAAAGATCAAAAAGGCCAATGAAAGTGCGAACGTGGATAAGCCGGCAAAGAAGTACATAGAAATAGTTACCGACGACAATTTCGAGTTCTGGTTTATGGGATTTGTACGCTATGAAAAAGCCTTGAAGAATCTCCGCAAGGCAATTTCCATGTCCAGCTCAATGCCCTTTTAG